The Streptomyces sp. Mut1 genome window below encodes:
- a CDS encoding cytochrome P450 — MSGPTSPVPVPDVFDPRQYARGVPHDRYRLLRDQHPVAWQEEPEVLGWPAGPGFWAVTRHEDAVRVLKDSSTYSSYLGATQIRDPDPADLPFIRRMMLNQDPPHHRRLRVLVSRAFTPKRVDRFETVVRERARSLLTRAVTEARAGDGTCDLVTQVTDDYALLNLTDLLGVPDTDRGLLLHWTQRVIGYQDPDEAGVPTLGPDGKPVNPRSPAALRDMFDYAHALAVHKRRNPADDVMTALATDPELTAPELEMFFFLLVVAGNDTVRSAAPGGLHLLAEHPEAYARLRNGEVGLATAVDELLRRHPPVLTFRRTAAQDTALAGTRIRTGDKVVVFHASANHDERVFPSPLTLDLTRSPNPHISFGDGPHVCLGAHFARLQLRVLYEEVCGVFPAGGLSLAAPPRRLVSNFINGVKSLRVGVVDV, encoded by the coding sequence GTGAGCGGGCCCACCTCCCCGGTACCGGTACCGGACGTCTTCGACCCGAGGCAGTATGCCCGCGGCGTCCCGCACGACCGCTACCGCCTGCTCCGTGACCAGCACCCCGTCGCGTGGCAGGAGGAGCCGGAGGTCCTGGGCTGGCCGGCGGGCCCGGGCTTCTGGGCGGTGACCCGGCACGAGGACGCGGTCCGGGTCCTGAAGGACTCCTCGACGTACTCCTCCTACCTCGGCGCCACCCAGATCCGTGACCCGGACCCCGCGGACCTGCCGTTCATCCGCCGGATGATGCTGAACCAGGACCCGCCGCACCACCGCCGCCTGCGTGTCCTGGTCAGCCGCGCGTTCACGCCGAAGCGTGTGGACCGCTTCGAGACGGTCGTACGGGAGCGCGCCCGCTCCCTGCTGACCCGCGCGGTCACCGAGGCGCGCGCCGGAGACGGCACCTGCGACCTGGTCACCCAGGTCACCGACGACTACGCCCTGCTCAACCTCACGGACCTGCTGGGCGTACCGGACACCGATCGCGGGCTCCTCCTCCACTGGACCCAACGCGTCATCGGCTACCAGGACCCGGACGAGGCCGGGGTGCCCACACTCGGCCCGGACGGCAAGCCGGTGAACCCGCGCTCCCCGGCGGCGCTGCGCGACATGTTCGACTACGCGCACGCCCTGGCGGTCCACAAGCGCCGGAACCCCGCCGACGACGTGATGACAGCGTTGGCCACGGACCCCGAACTGACCGCGCCCGAGCTGGAGATGTTCTTCTTCCTGCTGGTGGTCGCGGGAAACGACACGGTACGCAGCGCGGCCCCGGGCGGCCTGCACCTCTTGGCCGAGCACCCCGAGGCGTACGCCCGCCTGCGCAACGGCGAGGTCGGTCTCGCCACGGCCGTGGACGAACTCCTCCGCCGCCACCCACCGGTCCTGACCTTCCGCCGCACGGCTGCCCAGGACACGGCCCTGGCGGGCACGCGCATCCGCACCGGCGACAAGGTGGTCGTCTTCCACGCCTCGGCCAACCACGACGAACGCGTCTTCCCGTCCCCTCTCACCCTGGACCTCACCCGCTCCCCGAACCCCCACATCTCCTTCGGCGACGGCCCCCACGTCTGCCTGGGCGCGCACTTCGCGCGCTTGCAGCTGCGGGTGTTGTACGAGGAGGTGTGCGGCGTGTTTCCGGCCGGGGGACTCAGCCTTGCGGCGCCGCCGCGGCGGCTGGTGTCGAACTTCATCAACGGGGTGAAGTCGCTGCGGGTGGGGGTGGTGGATGTGTGA
- a CDS encoding ATP-binding protein: MTPPGHEDHDGGDRPPLPDGNPDLRHLLARATAVEQRVRHAVETRQRTDPDPEDAFRGLYLTDENIARLLDEEQARGFPVPMPPDDEAAAGTTRPSRLTSLATDFGLTPLDTEILIIALVPDLDDRFEAFYGYLNDDVTRRRPSIGLALGLCGVPPADAVARGRLAAGAPLREAALLLAEDQDRPFLSRALRVPDRVTAHLLGDDTRDPRLADLTAPWHAMAGVGDPAPLARVLAGGVRLAYLSEDQGGAGTALAASALELAGRGVLGVDLARLAADPAPADAVRSLVREARLTGAGLVCAPLDAVSREHPHLLRLLTATPVPTVMVGRVPWDASWSPVPPLLLHAPRVEPSVRGALWSEAYRRSAAAPVPAAIDPDGLLAPFLLTPEQVTGAAVSAAQTARLDGGTLTPDHVRRGARAQNAAGLDRLARRIEPTVTWDDLVLPPDTHAQLRELTARARHRDRVLGEWGMRPGGGRGRGVSALFAGDSGTGKTMSAEVIAADLGLDLYTVDLATVIDKYVGETEKNLERIFTEAAGVNGVLLFDEADAIFGKRSDVKDAHDRYANVESAYLLQRMESFDGLAILATNLRANLDDAFTRRLDLVIDFPVPDAEQRLVLWERCLGRVLPRDADVDLPFCAENFELAGGNIRSIAVTAAYLAADSGGAVTMATLIHAIQREYQKLGRLTLASEFGPYLGLLTAP; encoded by the coding sequence ATGACGCCCCCGGGCCACGAGGACCACGACGGCGGCGACCGGCCACCCCTCCCGGACGGCAACCCGGACCTGCGCCACCTGCTCGCCCGGGCGACTGCCGTCGAGCAACGCGTCCGCCACGCGGTGGAGACCCGGCAGCGCACCGACCCGGACCCGGAGGACGCGTTCCGGGGGCTCTACCTGACGGACGAGAACATCGCGCGGCTGCTGGACGAGGAGCAGGCGAGGGGCTTCCCCGTGCCGATGCCGCCCGACGACGAGGCGGCGGCAGGCACCACCCGGCCCTCCCGGCTCACGTCCCTGGCCACGGACTTCGGCCTCACGCCACTCGACACCGAGATCCTGATCATCGCGCTCGTACCGGATCTGGACGACCGGTTCGAGGCGTTCTACGGCTACCTCAACGACGACGTGACCCGCCGGCGCCCGTCCATCGGCCTGGCCCTGGGCCTGTGCGGAGTCCCGCCCGCCGATGCCGTCGCCCGGGGCCGGCTCGCCGCGGGCGCCCCGCTCCGTGAGGCCGCCCTACTCCTGGCCGAGGACCAGGACCGCCCGTTCCTGAGCCGCGCGCTGCGCGTACCCGACCGGGTCACGGCCCACCTCCTCGGCGACGACACCAGGGACCCGCGCCTCGCGGACCTGACAGCGCCCTGGCACGCGATGGCGGGCGTCGGCGACCCCGCACCCCTGGCCCGGGTCCTGGCCGGCGGCGTCCGGCTGGCCTACCTGAGCGAGGACCAGGGCGGCGCGGGCACGGCCCTGGCCGCGTCGGCGCTGGAGCTGGCGGGCCGGGGCGTCCTGGGCGTGGACCTCGCCCGGCTGGCGGCCGACCCGGCCCCCGCCGACGCGGTCCGCAGCCTCGTCCGCGAGGCGCGGCTGACCGGGGCGGGCCTGGTCTGCGCCCCACTGGACGCCGTCTCCCGCGAACACCCGCATCTGCTGAGGCTGCTGACGGCCACCCCGGTACCGACCGTCATGGTGGGCCGGGTGCCGTGGGACGCCTCCTGGTCCCCGGTCCCGCCGCTGCTCCTGCACGCCCCGAGGGTCGAGCCTTCGGTGCGGGGCGCGCTGTGGAGCGAGGCGTACCGCCGTTCGGCAGCGGCCCCGGTCCCGGCCGCCATCGACCCGGACGGCCTGCTGGCGCCCTTCCTCCTCACACCGGAGCAGGTCACGGGCGCGGCTGTCAGCGCCGCCCAGACGGCACGGCTCGACGGCGGGACCCTCACCCCGGACCACGTACGCCGGGGAGCCCGCGCCCAGAACGCGGCCGGCCTCGACCGCCTCGCCCGCCGTATCGAACCCACGGTGACCTGGGACGACCTGGTCCTCCCACCCGACACCCACGCACAACTGCGCGAACTCACCGCCCGCGCCCGCCACCGCGACCGGGTCCTGGGGGAGTGGGGCATGCGGCCGGGCGGCGGCCGGGGCCGTGGGGTCTCGGCGCTCTTCGCGGGGGACTCCGGCACGGGCAAAACGATGTCGGCCGAAGTCATCGCGGCCGACCTCGGCCTCGACCTCTACACCGTCGACCTGGCGACGGTCATCGACAAGTACGTGGGCGAGACGGAGAAGAACCTCGAACGCATCTTCACCGAGGCCGCCGGCGTCAACGGCGTGCTCCTCTTCGACGAGGCGGACGCGATCTTCGGCAAGCGCTCGGACGTGAAGGACGCGCACGACCGCTACGCGAACGTCGAAAGCGCGTACCTCCTCCAGCGCATGGAGTCCTTCGACGGCCTGGCCATCCTCGCGACCAACCTCCGCGCCAACCTGGACGACGCCTTCACCCGCCGCCTGGACCTGGTCATCGACTTCCCGGTCCCGGACGCGGAACAGCGCCTGGTGTTGTGGGAGCGCTGCCTGGGCCGCGTCCTGCCGCGCGACGCGGATGTGGACCTCCCCTTCTGCGCCGAGAACTTCGAACTGGCCGGCGGCAACATCCGCTCGATCGCGGTCACGGCGGCGTACCTGGCGGCGGACTCGGGGGGCGCGGTGACGATGGCCACGCTGATCCACGCGATCCAGCGGGAGTACCAGAAGCTGGGGCGGCTGACGCTGGCCTCGGAGTTCGGGCCGTATCTGGGGCTGCTGACCGCCCCATGA
- a CDS encoding alpha/beta fold hydrolase, whose protein sequence is MIAVHGWLADRSAYDPVVRDLDLGSFQYAVADLRGYGEARDVAGSYTTTEGAADVLALADRLGWERFSLIGHSMGGSVIQRTLATAPQRVRSIVGVSPVPASGLSLPPEQWELFAGAAQIPGNRRAILDITTGGRRPAAWLERMVRRSVECSDAKAFRTWLDSWTGEDFHDRIDGSRVRALTVVGALDPALSADLQRATWMRWFPRAELVELPSCGHYAMDEAPLDLIRVMEDFLRADAGAGEAKA, encoded by the coding sequence GTGATCGCCGTGCACGGTTGGCTGGCCGACCGTTCCGCGTACGACCCGGTGGTGCGCGACCTCGATCTCGGCTCCTTCCAGTACGCGGTCGCGGACCTGCGCGGGTACGGCGAGGCCAGGGACGTGGCCGGCTCCTACACGACAACGGAGGGCGCAGCGGACGTCCTCGCACTGGCCGACCGGCTCGGCTGGGAGCGCTTCTCGCTGATCGGCCACTCGATGGGCGGGTCCGTCATCCAGCGGACGCTGGCCACCGCGCCGCAGCGGGTGCGGAGCATCGTCGGGGTGTCACCGGTCCCGGCATCCGGCCTGTCCCTCCCGCCCGAGCAGTGGGAGCTGTTCGCCGGGGCGGCGCAGATCCCGGGCAACCGCCGGGCCATCCTCGACATCACCACCGGAGGCCGGCGCCCGGCGGCCTGGCTGGAACGCATGGTGCGCCGCTCGGTCGAGTGCAGCGACGCGAAGGCGTTCCGGACCTGGCTGGACTCCTGGACGGGCGAGGACTTCCACGACCGGATCGACGGTTCGCGGGTGCGGGCCCTGACGGTTGTGGGGGCGCTCGACCCGGCTCTCTCCGCCGATCTGCAACGCGCCACCTGGATGCGCTGGTTCCCGCGCGCCGAACTCGTGGAGCTGCCCTCGTGCGGGCATTACGCGATGGACGAGGCGCCGCTCGACCTGATCCGGGTGATGGAGGACTTCCTGCGGGCCGACGCGGGGGCCGGCGAGGCGAAGGCGTGA